The nucleotide sequence TTAATTTGCAAAGTTTTATTAAATAGCTTGATAGGAAACTATCCTTCGATTTCTCATAATGAACGGGGTTCTCCCAAAGATCACGAAATACTTCGCATAAAACTTGCTCAGCGGCTCGCTTATTCCCTGTAATTCGGAAGGCAACCTGAAAAAGTAATGTGCTGTATGAATGGACCATTTGTTTTAAGGCTTTGGGATCTTTTTTTAATATTTGTTCTAATACATTTCCCTCAATGTCTCTTTTCAATTTCATAACAGCATCACCCTTTATACTAGATTATTTTTACAGTACCCTTATATGATATATGTTAAACACTTGTATAATATTTGTTTATGTATTTTGCGTTTATTGTATAACAAAAGGCAATGCCAATTAAAACAGCACTGCCTTACATTTCCTTACTTTGTTAGTTTGTTTTCTATAGAATATTTAATCCCTGCGACCGTGCCTATCCCGAGCAACGCATATTTCAATCCGACCAATGTAGCTTCTGGTGTTGCACCGCCCGCTTCCCAAAAGGCGTATAAGACACCCAGCACGACAGCCACTATGGGAATATACTTATTAGAAAATCTTTCTGTCTGACGAATCGCATATAAAATCACAGCTAAACCAACATACGGCGCAAAATCGGTCATAAAATCCATGATTTCCACCCCATTCCTTAAATTTTGTAAGGCTTATACAAAACTTATTCTGAAATGGATGAATAAAGACCAGATCTGTCTCCGTTTGGCTTAACTCTAAAGAATGAAGACAAAAGTTTTTCTGTTGAATCAACATGAATCGCATTTCATTCCACGAGATTGGTGCACATATCCAGAAGTTTTATTGAAATATCCACAAGTCTACAAATTCAGACATAATCGACATCGCTAAGTTTATGTTTGGTTTAATTTCAATGCCCCTTTCCTGAGCGCACCATCAAATTCTTCCACAAGACTTTCCACCAACTCACCTGCTGATCTCACTTGAGCTAACGCCGATGCCTGCCCCGCCCACATGGAGATCATCTCTTTATTTCCTTGCCGACCAGCTTCTTTTCTAATATCAGAAGTTAAAACGTGCTGGACGGGATACGTCGGCAATACACCACCATGAGTCTCCAACTCTAGCATCATCTCATTCTTAAACCCTCTCGCACTTTTGCCTGAAAAAGCTTTTGTGATTTTCGTGTCTGTGTCACAACTCGCTAAAATCGCTTGTCTATGAATCTCGTTCGCACCGCTTTCCTTTACAGTTAAAAATGCGGTACCGAGTTGAACGGCGGATGCACCTAACGTCAGTCCTGCTGCCATTCCCCTGCCATCCATAATGCCACCAGCGGCAACTACAGGACAGCTCACCGCGTCAACAACTTGTGGGACCAAGGCCATCGTTCCAATCATTGCTTCATTTTTAACATCTAAAAATGTCCCTCTGTGACCACCTGCTTCACTTCCTTGCGCGACGATTACATCCACCCCACAAGATTCCAGCACTACCGCCTCTTTTACTGTTGTTGCAGTAGCAATCACGGTAATGCCTGACGCGTGAAGCTGATCTACTAAACTCTTTTGTGGTGCATCAAATGTAAAACTAACAATCTTAACACCAGATGCCACTACTATTTCTAGTTGTTTTTCAAAGAGATCCTTTATTTTTGGGACTTTGTTCAATTCTGGAATTCCAAGTCTCGACCGGTATTTATTCAAATGTTGCTGCATCTTTAAAATAGATTCCTCATCCATTTCGTAACTCTGTGGAAGAAACAAATTTACTGCAAAAGGTGCCTCTGTTAACACCTGAATATCACGAATGGCTTCACTTATTTGTTGAGGAGTCATGTATCCAGCACCGAGCGTTCCTAGAGCACCCGCCTCACTGACTGCCGCGACTAATTCCGGTGTCGTCGGCCCGCCTGCCATACCAGCCTGTATGATCGGATACTTGATATTGAGCATTTTACAAATCATACGTCATCTCCTTCCACCTACATTTTTCTAAATCATATCAAAAAGAAAGAGCTTTAGTCTGTTCTGACCAAAGCTCGTTTTGTGTTAGACCGCAATCTTTCTGTTTTCGTACATTTCCTGAATTGCTTCTTCACTTTTACCCTCATCAAATTCATTCTCACTTTTTGAAACAACGATTGTAGCGATTCCGTTACCGATCAAGTTTACAATCGCACGGGCTTCACTCATAAAACGGTCAACTCCCAATAGCAGCGCCAATCCTTCAACTGGAATAACCTGCATGGCTGTTAAGGTTGAAGCGAGGACTATGAATCCGCCACCTGTAACAGCTGCAGCTCCTTTGGATGTTAGCATCAATACAGCGATGATCGTTAGCTGCTGCGTCAAACTCAAGTCAATGCCGAAAACTTGTGCTAAGAATACAACCGCCATCGAAAGGTAAATCGATGTTCCATCTAAGTTGAATGAATATCCTGTTGGAATAACAAGACCAACAACTGATTTCGAGCAGCCGAACTTTTCCATCTTATTCATCATTCGTGGCAGCACAGATTCTGAAGAGCTTGTCCCTAAAACGATTAAAAGCTCATCTTTTATAAACTTCAAATACTTCCAAAGACTAAAGCCGTACATCTTACAAATCAAGTTCAATACGATGAAAACGAAGAAAAACATCGTAGTATACACAGCGATCATCAATTTACCGAGCGGAACAAGTGACTCAAGGCCATAGTTTCCAATTGTAAACGCCATCGCTCCGAATGCGCCTAGTGGAGCAGCTTTCATGATGTAACCGACAATCTTGAAAAAGACATTAAGTAATTTTTCAAAGAACTCAATAATGATCTTCCCGCTGGCCCCGAGTGCAGTAAGCCCTACACCGAACAAAATGGAGAAGAACAGAACTTGAAGGATATCGCCTTTTGCGAACGCATCTACCATATTGCTCGGAACGATGTGTGTCACAAACTCAATCCAGTCGATCTTTCCGCCTTCCTCAGATGTGTATTGTGATACATCCCCTTTTTCAAGCTTATCAAAGTCTAAGCCAGCTCCTGGTTTTAACACGTTAACAACGATCAGACCGATAACGAGAGCAAGCGTTGTGACAATTTCAAAATAAATAAATGCTTTTCCTCCGACCTTACCTACTTTTTTCATATCACCCATTTTTGCAATACCGAGTACGATCGTTAAGAAAATGATCGGAGCGATAACCATCTTAACAGCGTTAATAAATGTATCTCCTACAGGTTTCATCTGTTTGCCTACTTCCGGCCAGATGAGTCCAACAAGCACACCAACTGCAATAGCCGTTAATACCTGAAACGTTAAGTTCTTAAATATCCTTTTCATTATTCTTCTCCTTTCGAATTCGAAAATGAACTTAAATTGTATGGGGTCTGACCCGGGGTCAGACCCCATACAATTCCCACACAATTTACACACAGCTCACACATAAAAAAGCGTTATCATTTGTAAGATAATGATAACGCTTTCATACTATTGTTAGAATATTACGAACTTATTGGACGTTTTGGTCTTTTTGGTCTCGACTATTTTTTAAGGAGATACCGGTTGACTGGCCTGCCGATTGTCCCGTATTGAATGTCCATAGTGATGCTTCCGTTCTTCACCAAATAATCCAGGTATCTTCGTGCAGTGACTCGTGCGATTCCGATTCCTTCAGCTACTTCCTCTGCCGATTTCTCTTCCGTTTGATTTTGTAAAAAGCTCTGAATTTGTTTTAAAGTAAGTTCATTTAGTCCTTTGGGAAGATCGACGGAAGCCTTCAGCTGCTGTTGTTCAGAAAAGAAAAGATCGTCTAAATCTTTTTGTGTAACCGAGCCTGATGGTGAAATGGTTGAATGATAGGCTCGGTATTTTTCCAAAGCCTTATGGATACGCTCATAATTAAACGGTTTGATGATGTAGTCGAATGCACCGTTTTGTAGCATCGATCGAATCGTTTGAAGATCATTGGCAGCTGTAATCACAATCACGTCAACTTGGATTTTTTCCACTCTGATCTGTTGCAGTGTTTCAACCCCGTCTTGTTCAGGCATGTAAATATCTAACATGACAAGTTCTGGTTTCTTCTTCTTAATTTGCTTAAGGCCTTCTGTTCCGTTTGATGCTGTAGCTATCACTTTGAATCCTTTTACTTTTTCTATGAATGCCTTGTTGATTTCCTGTACCATCGGATCGTCTTCAATCAACAGAACCGTAATCTCACTCATCATCTTCACCCCTGTCATTCATCGGAAACGTAATCACAAAGCTTGTTCCTTGGTTCTTATGAGACGTGACTTCGATCCCCCCTTTTCCTTTTTCCACAATCTGCTGAATCAAATACAAACCGATGCCTGATCCGTAATTCCCTTTTGTCGTATATCCTCTTTCAAAGATATGATTTTGAACTTCTTCACTCATGCCGCTGCCGTTGTCTTCAACAAGAATGGCACAAATCTCTGAGTCCTGCGCAATGGAAACATCAATTCTTGCATCGTCCATTCCTTTTAGAGCATCATAAGCGTTCTCAATTAAATTCCCTAGAATCATCACAAAGTCATGCTGATCGAGCTGGTCAGGAAATTGTTCAAGCCGACTCTCGCTGTCGATTACGACTTTGATGCCAAGTTCTTTCCCACGGCCAACTTTACTTAATAAAAGACCGGCTAAACTTTCATTCTTGATACGCTGATTGAGGAAACGCGTCAGTGAACCTTTTTCTTCTGATATTTGAAAAACATACTGCATCGCTTTTTTTATTTTACCAAGCTGTAGAAGTCCAGCAATTGTATGAAGCTTGTTCATATGTTCGTGGTTCTGTACACGCAAAGCTTCTACAAACGCCTTTACCCCCGTCAGTTCTTCTGCCATTTTCGCTACTTCCGTTCTGTCTTGGAAGATAGCCACAGCCCCAACAATTTGGTTTTTTACTTTGATCGGTACTCGGTTACTCATTATAATTTTCCCGCTGACCCGTATTTCCTGATTGTACACAGGACGGCTAAGTTCAATAATTTCAGGCAGACGTGTATCTGGTATGACCTCTCGAATCGGCATTCCTACCACATCTCCAGTTACGGAAAAAATACTTTTCGCTTTTTCATTAAAAATTGAGATCTGTTCCCCATTATCTATTGCAATAACACCTTCATGCATAGAGTTGAAGGTAGCCGTTCGCTCCTCAAGCATCCTAACGATTTCGTGAGGTTCTAAATAAAACATCTGCTGTTTTAAGTGACGTGCTAGCAAGTATGAGCCGATCACCCCGAATGAAAGGACGAGTAAAAAGATAAGAGTCATCTCATCCATAAGGTCATGCACGACTTCATTAAAACCGGGTATAACATGACCCACTGTTACGACGCCGATCTGTTCCAAGTTATCATTTTTTATAGGAACAAATGCCCTGACGGCTGTCCCCATCTCACCCTTCGCTTTTGATATAAACGTATGATCAGCAAATGCTGCTCCTTCGTCACTGCCTTCCGACTTCGTGCCAAGCATGTCCTTCACCGGATGGGAATAACGAACATGGTCCATATTCATCGCCACTATATAGTCAGCTTCGTTAATGACGCGTATTTTTTCAACAGCTGGCTCTATTTCGTTCCAGCCTTCTTTTTTCTGTATGTATTGTTTCACTTCTGGAAGCTGTGCTATCGTTCGGGCAGTAATCATCGCCCGCTTGCCAAGCTCTTCTTCCTGTATGTCGAGGATTTTTCCGATAATAACGATTCCGCCAATCATAATGGCATAAAATACGATGCCAAATGTGAGTATCATGATTTTTGTCCGTATTGGTAATCGTTTCATCGTCATCTTCAGACTTACCTCCTCGCATACCTTTTGTCCTTATTGTATCATTCCAACTTCAATATGTTAGACTATTAAAAAAGTGTCGGATATGGGGTATGAATGATGAAAGCGTTTATGGGGATTGTGCTCATACTGCTCGCCGGATTGGGAGCATCGGTCTGGATCGGGTTTCATACAAAATTGTCAGAAGGAAAGCTTCCCTATGACGATGATCAAAAAGGCATAAGTGAACAAGTGGTAATTAAGTTCAGTCATGTCGTGGCTGAAAATACCCCAAAAGGCCTTGCCGCACAGCGGTTTGCCCAACGAGTAAACGAAAAATCAGCCGGCAAGATCAAGATAGAAGTTATACCAAATGGCGGTCTTTATTCAGACCAAGAAGAGCTTGAAGCGCTGCAGCGTGGTGATGTTCAGATGATCGCTCCAGCAACAACAAAGCTAAGTTCTTTTTCTTCCAAGTGGCAAGTGCTTGACCTTCCTTATATGATGCCAACGCGAGATAGCATTATCGAAGCTTTAAACGGAGAAATTGGTGAGACTTTGCTTGGATCTTTAGAAGAGAGAAACATGAAAGGTCTAGCATTATGGACAAATGGTTTTAAACAGATCACTACCAATGATGGCCCTATCGTTCAACCTTCTGATTTAAAAGGACAACGCCTAAGGATCATGCCAAGTCCAGTTCTTGAAAGACAATTCGAGTTAGTAGGTGCCAAAGCAATAGGACTCGATTTTAATGAAACATATCGATTGTTGGAATCAAGAGAATTGAACGGTGAAGAAAACACTATCTCAAACATTTATTCTAAAAAGTTTTTTGACGTTCAAAGTGACCTCACCATCAGCAATCATGGATTTCTAGGATATGCCGTTATCATGAATGAAGATTTCTGGGCAAAACTTACGAATGATCAGCAAACCATCATCTCAGAAGCTCTAGATGAAACAACACGCTGGAATCAAACACAGTCATTTAAAATGAACGATGAACAGCTTTCTTTGATTAAAGATAACTCTTCTATTGACATTCATTACCTGACAAATGAAGAAAAGCGAGAGTGGGCAAAGCGGTGGCAGCCCCTATATCGGGAATTTGAAGAGGAGATCGGAAAAGAGTTATTGTCAAAAATGATTAAATTACGAAATACAAACAAAGATTTTTAATAGAGAACAAGGGACTCTTCTTTATCAGAAGCGTCCCTTTTCATTCCATTCATCCACACATTTTTGGCAAATGCATGTGTTGCTTTCTGGAGCAGCTTTCTCAAGAAGTTGTGGAGCGATGGTAACGTTCATACACCAGCATGTCTCAGGTTTGTTGCCGAGTGAAATCGCGCAATTGTTCGTTTCATTACACAGAGGACATTCAGACATCGTTCTTCACCTTCCCTTGCATTCTCTTCCCCCATTTTGCCAATGATTTGAGGGATGGAACAAGATCCTCTCCAGCTTTTGTTAAAGAATATTCCACTCGTGGCGGAATCTCCATGTATTGTTTACGAATCACCAAGCCCTGGTTTTCCATTTCCTTTAATGACTGAGACAATACCATGTTGGTGATACCATCCACATGTCGTTTCAGTTCGTTATAGCGCAGCGTTTTATTTTTCCACAACGCCCATATGATCGGAAGTCTCCATTTGCTCCCGATTAAGGTAAGTGCGAATGTTAACGGACAATCTTCTTTCCTCTTGTATCCTGTATCATTCATCTCGAAACTCCTTTAATCAGTTTTTACTGACTTAGTAAGAAATTACTGCATACTTGTTTTCTCTTTTCTATGTAATAAAATTATAGCGTAATTAACTATTCGAATTCCAAGGAGGGTGAAGAAAATGGATTTAAAATATGAGATTCTTCCTGATCATGACATGGAGCTTTGTCGAGACCTCTGCAATGAACTAATGGTTTACCAAAAATCAAAAGCCAGCATAACTCCTGAACTCTTTGACACGATGAGCTTTGAAACACGCATGGTTCCTTCTGTATATAAGGCCCTGCATAACTTTATTGTAGTTGTAAAAGATGGTGATGAAATTGTGGGTTATGTCTATTCAAACATTTCCCCGAAGGAAGTGTATTCGAGTGAGTTCGCTACCTTTTTTGATATGAATTCAGTTGATAAAGAAGTGGTCGGCTGCCTGTCTCAGTTTTATATCAAGAAAGAGTACAGACAATATGGTGTCGGATCTACCCTTTTTAACATGTCTATGAATTGGCTGCGTAAATTTGAAGATGTAGAAGATTACTTTATCTATGTTTCCAATGGGAATGATGATGCACTGGAGTTTTATCAACGTAAAGGATTTTCGGTAAGCCATGAAATATTGGATGGTTTTATTACTGTTCTACGCAGTAAGAAAGTAAGTGGAAATTAAAAATCAGATTATGTTCTAGGTCATTTCGACTGTTTTTGCGCCTTCATTAGTTCCTCCCTTTGTAGCTAGTTTTGTAGATTTACATATCTGTAAAATGAAGTTAATAAAAAGATTGTAGAATAAAACCTGTTTCACCAGGATTTAGTAGTTTGTGCTGCAAGGGATAAAAAATAAAATAATGGAGGCGTTGATGATGAAAAGGCACAAGAACAAAAATTTCCTTTCGCTTTTTTCAGTTGTGATTGCTCTTGTTGTAAGTTCTTTAGCATTCATCCCTACTCTTCAGGCTGCTGGCGACGGTACCTGGTCGAGTCCGTATTCTGTTTCTCAAAGTATTTCCAATCAAAACAATTCTTTAAAGACCGTACAGGGTTATGTCGTGGGACAACCAACTGCGACAACAACAGTTGTCACGAGCAATTATCCTAACGATTATGCATTGGCTTTGGCTGACAGTGCATCTGAAACAAACACGGCAAACATGGTCTACGTTCAGATTCCGTCTGCTTTCCGTTCGCAGTTTGGGTTAAAAACCAATCCTAGTTTAAAAGGACAATCAATTAAAGTAACAGGTTATCTAACTGCCTATTTTTCACATGCTGGTTTAAAAGATCCAACAGCTATGGAAAAAACATCGGGTACTACACCAACTGACCCACCAACTGATCCAACCGATCCGCCAGCATACGATGAGTCCTATTATGATTCAGCTCAAGGGAAAACGGGTGCCGCATTAAAGACCGCCCTTCACAACATCATCGACGACCACACAGAGCTTTCGTATTCTGCAGTTTGGGAAGCGTTAAAAGTAACCGATCAAGATCCGAACAACAGCAATAACGTCATTCTGCTCTATACTGGCCGTTCACAAAGCAAAACAACAAACGGCGGCAACGTAAACGATTGGAACCGTGAGCACGTGTGGGCAAAATCTCATGGTGATTTTGGAACGACGATGGGTCCTGGCACTGACATTCATCACCTTCGCCCAACCGATGTGAGTGTGAACAGCTCCCGCGGTAATCTTGATTTTGATAACGGCGGTACACAGCATTCTGAAGCTCTTGGCAACTATTATGATAGTGATTCATGGGAACCTCGTGATGCGGTAAAAGGTGACGTGGCGCGTATGCTGTTTTACATGGCGGTTCGCTATGAAGGAGACAGCGGTGAGCCTCAGCTTGAACTGAACAATAATGTGAATAACGGAACCGCTCCTTATCACGGAAAAATGTCAGTATTGCTGCAATGGCACTTAGAGGATCCCGTTGATAACTGGGAACGCAATCGAAACAACATCATTTATGAACAGTTCCAGCATAACCGCAATCCATTCATTGACCACCCGGAGTGGGCTGAGGAGATTTGGTAGGAATATGTGTTAGGAAGGCTCACTTAGGTGGGCTTTTTTGTTTGGATTTGTAAAAAAATGGTTAACGTGAATATATTTCATTTAACGTGAAATTAAATGAATTAATGTGAAATTATTTAAATTAATGTGAAATTGTTGCTTGCTAACGTGAATATATGGAGCAACTCTATAAATAGATGAAGCCGTGTCTTTTCTAAGACTACATAAAAGCCTGTAATCCCCTCCAGAAACACACACAAACTAAAAAAAGAGAGTGACACACGATATGTGCCACTCTTTCTACATAAATACCTCGTAATACACTAAACAAATGCCGCATGCTGCCCAAGAAATCATGGCGAATACGGTTACGATCATGTTTTCCGACCATCCGTACTTAATGCCGTAATGATAATGAATGGGTGTAAAACGGAACAGCTTCTTTTTCGTTCGTTTAAAATATGCCACTTGAATGATGACTGATAGCTGTTCTGCAAGATAGATGATAAATAGAATTGGGATTAAAATTTCTACGTTTTCGATGATGGCAAGAAATGATAAGGTTCCTCCAATAGCGAGTGATCCCGTATCCCCCATGAATGCTTTTGCCGGATACAAGTTATAGATTAAGAATCCTAGAATCGTAGCAATCATCACCAAACAAAAGACTTTCACTTCCGTATTCTCACTGATTACAAAGAAAAAGAAGTATGTAGGAATTGACACCATGCCAAGAAGCCCGTCCATACCATCGGTAAAATTAATCGCGTTCGCCGTCCCTACAATAAACAGCGTGATCAGAATAAGGTAAATGATATAAGGAAGAACAATGTTCAGTGATTCCGTCACCCGTATGCTTGTATCAATTTCAAAAAGGTCGATGCCTATATATAAGAGTAGAATGGTGAACGCAAACTGAAATTTAAGTTTTGTCTTTCCTGAAACCCCGCCAGGATCTTGTTTTGAAGCTTTCCAAAAATCATCTAAGAACCCAATAAAACTAAACAGTATAAACGTTGCCACAAGAAAGAGCATCACTGGACTTGTCGTGTAATAATAAAGCGCCACGAAAATTCCTACAAAAAACACACTTCCTAACATTAAAGGTGTTCCCTTTTTTTCTTGATGATCGGAGGGAAGCTCCACTCGAATGGGTTGTGTAAGCTTTAACTTTTTTAGTGTATAAATTAACAGTGGTGCTATAAAAACGGTTAAGAGGAAGGTAATAAATGCTGGTGTTAGCTGTAAAAGCAAAATGGTCGTCTCCCTTCTATATTGTCCACTGTAATCATTCGATAAAAGATAAAATGTTCCTCTAATCATCCATATAAAAGAGACCGCTCAACAATAGAACGGTCTCTCTCGCTTCTTTATGCTTTAAAATTTTTTACCACTTCAACCACTTTTGAAGGTTCTGTTCGGTTTCGGTAATCGGAGTCCACTTCGGCAAACAAAATCTTGCCTGAAGGATCAATAACAAAGGTTGCCGGTTTCGGAAGCTCCCAATCATTATTTCCATTGTGGCCTGGAATATCTAGACCTGAATCTTTGTATACTTCTATCAATTCATCAGACAGTTTAAATACTAGGTTATATTGATTGGCTACTTTATTCTTTTCGTCACTTAAAACGATAAATTCCAGCTCGTTTTTTTCTTTCGTACTTAAGGATGCATCTGGAAGTTCAGGGCTAACGGCAATAAGAGCAGCACCTGCATTTTTGATCGACGTTAATTCTCTTTGGTAGGCTTTTAATTCCAGATTGCAGTAAGGACACCATCCACCTCGATAAAATGTTAGAATAACAGGCCCTTTTTTCAATTGATCAGATAGTGACACTTCTTTTCCTGTCGAATCTGGCAATGTAAAGTCGGGAGCAACCTCGCCTGCAGTTAAGCCTTGAGCAATACCTGACTTTTCAAGTTCATCTGTTGCTTGCTGCATAATTCTTTGCTTTTCCTCAGGTGCTTTTAATTTGAATACTTCTTTATATGCTTCAATTTCACTTTGTAATGATGTCATTTTTGCGTAACCTCCTTTTTAAAGAAGGTATCAAAATTGCAAATAAACTACCAACAATTTGCTTATCTGTGTATAAAGTAATAACTTCCTTTTAGGACTTCTGTGTGATAGACACTCCTTTTTGGGATTGCTACTGTTATAAAGTGTAAGAATTTTCAGAATAAGGAGACGGACATATGAAAGGAAAACGCGTTTTAGTTTGTACCATGCTAAGCACTGCCATGCTATTATCCAGTATAACGCCAGTCATTTTTGCTGAAGGTTCTTCAAAAGAAAACCAAGTGAGACCAGGTGATTGGAACCGTCCTGTTCCCTCTTCAGCTGTTCTTCATCCGGGCACCGCTGAAAGCGCTTCATTAAAAAGAGAGCCGCTTAAACAGATTGATGATTTCATCTTACAAGAGATGGAAAAACGCACGATGCCTGGTGCTGTTGTACTCGTTGCGCGCAGCGGGAGTATTGCAAAACATGATGCATATGGCTTTTCAGCTCGTTACACCGATGACAAATTTACCGAGATGGACAACCCTGTTGAAATGAAGAAGGATACGATCTTTGACATCGCATCCATCTCCAAACTCTTTACCACTACCGCCGCAATGCAGCTGTATGAACAAGGAATGTTTGAATTAGATGATCCTGTAGGCAAATACATTCCG is from Fictibacillus sp. b24 and encodes:
- a CDS encoding RNA polymerase sigma factor; translation: MKLKRDIEGNVLEQILKKDPKALKQMVHSYSTLLFQVAFRITGNKRAAEQVLCEVFRDLWENPVHYEKSKDSFLSSYLIKLCKLKCVNREELHITKLLSKKSKNYIANNATI
- a CDS encoding GNAT family N-acetyltransferase — protein: MDLKYEILPDHDMELCRDLCNELMVYQKSKASITPELFDTMSFETRMVPSVYKALHNFIVVVKDGDEIVGYVYSNISPKEVYSSEFATFFDMNSVDKEVVGCLSQFYIKKEYRQYGVGSTLFNMSMNWLRKFEDVEDYFIYVSNGNDDALEFYQRKGFSVSHEILDGFITVLRSKKVSGN
- a CDS encoding ATP-binding protein, whose product is MTMKRLPIRTKIMILTFGIVFYAIMIGGIVIIGKILDIQEEELGKRAMITARTIAQLPEVKQYIQKKEGWNEIEPAVEKIRVINEADYIVAMNMDHVRYSHPVKDMLGTKSEGSDEGAAFADHTFISKAKGEMGTAVRAFVPIKNDNLEQIGVVTVGHVIPGFNEVVHDLMDEMTLIFLLVLSFGVIGSYLLARHLKQQMFYLEPHEIVRMLEERTATFNSMHEGVIAIDNGEQISIFNEKAKSIFSVTGDVVGMPIREVIPDTRLPEIIELSRPVYNQEIRVSGKIIMSNRVPIKVKNQIVGAVAIFQDRTEVAKMAEELTGVKAFVEALRVQNHEHMNKLHTIAGLLQLGKIKKAMQYVFQISEEKGSLTRFLNQRIKNESLAGLLLSKVGRGKELGIKVVIDSESRLEQFPDQLDQHDFVMILGNLIENAYDALKGMDDARIDVSIAQDSEICAILVEDNGSGMSEEVQNHIFERGYTTKGNYGSGIGLYLIQQIVEKGKGGIEVTSHKNQGTSFVITFPMNDRGEDDE
- a CDS encoding DctP family TRAP transporter solute-binding subunit; translation: MKAFMGIVLILLAGLGASVWIGFHTKLSEGKLPYDDDQKGISEQVVIKFSHVVAENTPKGLAAQRFAQRVNEKSAGKIKIEVIPNGGLYSDQEELEALQRGDVQMIAPATTKLSSFSSKWQVLDLPYMMPTRDSIIEALNGEIGETLLGSLEERNMKGLALWTNGFKQITTNDGPIVQPSDLKGQRLRIMPSPVLERQFELVGAKAIGLDFNETYRLLESRELNGEENTISNIYSKKFFDVQSDLTISNHGFLGYAVIMNEDFWAKLTNDQQTIISEALDETTRWNQTQSFKMNDEQLSLIKDNSSIDIHYLTNEEKREWAKRWQPLYREFEEEIGKELLSKMIKLRNTNKDF
- a CDS encoding endonuclease, which gives rise to MKRHKNKNFLSLFSVVIALVVSSLAFIPTLQAAGDGTWSSPYSVSQSISNQNNSLKTVQGYVVGQPTATTTVVTSNYPNDYALALADSASETNTANMVYVQIPSAFRSQFGLKTNPSLKGQSIKVTGYLTAYFSHAGLKDPTAMEKTSGTTPTDPPTDPTDPPAYDESYYDSAQGKTGAALKTALHNIIDDHTELSYSAVWEALKVTDQDPNNSNNVILLYTGRSQSKTTNGGNVNDWNREHVWAKSHGDFGTTMGPGTDIHHLRPTDVSVNSSRGNLDFDNGGTQHSEALGNYYDSDSWEPRDAVKGDVARMLFYMAVRYEGDSGEPQLELNNNVNNGTAPYHGKMSVLLQWHLEDPVDNWERNRNNIIYEQFQHNRNPFIDHPEWAEEIW
- a CDS encoding phage holin family protein, which translates into the protein MDFMTDFAPYVGLAVILYAIRQTERFSNKYIPIVAVVLGVLYAFWEAGGATPEATLVGLKYALLGIGTVAGIKYSIENKLTK
- the dctP gene encoding C4-dicarboxylate transporter DctP: MKRIFKNLTFQVLTAIAVGVLVGLIWPEVGKQMKPVGDTFINAVKMVIAPIIFLTIVLGIAKMGDMKKVGKVGGKAFIYFEIVTTLALVIGLIVVNVLKPGAGLDFDKLEKGDVSQYTSEEGGKIDWIEFVTHIVPSNMVDAFAKGDILQVLFFSILFGVGLTALGASGKIIIEFFEKLLNVFFKIVGYIMKAAPLGAFGAMAFTIGNYGLESLVPLGKLMIAVYTTMFFFVFIVLNLICKMYGFSLWKYLKFIKDELLIVLGTSSSESVLPRMMNKMEKFGCSKSVVGLVIPTGYSFNLDGTSIYLSMAVVFLAQVFGIDLSLTQQLTIIAVLMLTSKGAAAVTGGGFIVLASTLTAMQVIPVEGLALLLGVDRFMSEARAIVNLIGNGIATIVVSKSENEFDEGKSEEAIQEMYENRKIAV
- a CDS encoding response regulator, giving the protein MSEITVLLIEDDPMVQEINKAFIEKVKGFKVIATASNGTEGLKQIKKKKPELVMLDIYMPEQDGVETLQQIRVEKIQVDVIVITAANDLQTIRSMLQNGAFDYIIKPFNYERIHKALEKYRAYHSTISPSGSVTQKDLDDLFFSEQQQLKASVDLPKGLNELTLKQIQSFLQNQTEEKSAEEVAEGIGIARVTARRYLDYLVKNGSITMDIQYGTIGRPVNRYLLKK
- a CDS encoding winged helix-turn-helix transcriptional regulator is translated as MNDTGYKRKEDCPLTFALTLIGSKWRLPIIWALWKNKTLRYNELKRHVDGITNMVLSQSLKEMENQGLVIRKQYMEIPPRVEYSLTKAGEDLVPSLKSLAKWGKRMQGKVKNDV
- a CDS encoding NAD(P)H-dependent flavin oxidoreductase, whose amino-acid sequence is MICKMLNIKYPIIQAGMAGGPTTPELVAAVSEAGALGTLGAGYMTPQQISEAIRDIQVLTEAPFAVNLFLPQSYEMDEESILKMQQHLNKYRSRLGIPELNKVPKIKDLFEKQLEIVVASGVKIVSFTFDAPQKSLVDQLHASGITVIATATTVKEAVVLESCGVDVIVAQGSEAGGHRGTFLDVKNEAMIGTMALVPQVVDAVSCPVVAAGGIMDGRGMAAGLTLGASAVQLGTAFLTVKESGANEIHRQAILASCDTDTKITKAFSGKSARGFKNEMMLELETHGGVLPTYPVQHVLTSDIRKEAGRQGNKEMISMWAGQASALAQVRSAGELVESLVEEFDGALRKGALKLNQT
- a CDS encoding cysteine-rich CWC family protein, which translates into the protein MSECPLCNETNNCAISLGNKPETCWCMNVTIAPQLLEKAAPESNTCICQKCVDEWNEKGRF